CAATGAGCGCGATTCGAAACGGCCTCCTCTGCTTGCCTTCCAAGGGCGCCGGCACCCAGTGAGGATCGCGCGGGTCGAACGCGCTCATGATTTGAAGCGCGGCGCGCAGGTCGTCGACGCGTCTGGCCAGGGGACCCTGCACCGCCATCGAGATCAGTGAGTGCGAGATGCTCCCCTGCGATGTTGCTCTCGTGGCGGACGCAATTCTCCCACGGCTCGGCCGCAGCCCGCAGACGCCGCAGCATTGCGCGGGATACCGGATCGATCCCCCGAAATCATTCCCCAATCCAAGCGGCACCATCCCCGTCGCCACCGCGACCGCGTCGCCACCACTTGATCCACCTGGCGTCAGCGAACGATTCCATGGATTGATCGTTGGACCGTAAAGGTCATTGTCCGTGTGGAAGCGCAAGCCGAAGTCTGGCATGTTGGCACGTGCGATGGGAATCGCCCCCGCATGCCGCAGCATGCCCACGTGCGGAGAGTCCGCGTGGACCACATTCTCCGCGAGGCTCCGGACGCCCTCCGTCGTGGCCGACCCCTTGACGTCGACGTTTACCTTCACCGAAAATGGTACGCCGAAGAAGGGACCCCGGCCCTCGCCTCTCGCCAGCAACGCGTCTTTCGCGTCGGCATCGGCGAACGAGTCCTCCAGCAACATGGTGATCGCATTGACGCTCGGATTCACCGCCCGAATACGTTGTACGTGGGCCTCTACCACTTCGCGCACCGAGGCCTTCTTCCCGGCGACAAGCGCGCCCAATTCTCTCGCACTCATGCGCCACAGGTCGGTCGCCATCGGATCTCCGCCACTTCGCTGCGCGTGCCATTCCGCCAAGACGGTATCGGGAACCAACAGGGCTCCACCTGCCAGCGCAGCGGTATAATGCAAGAATGTTCTTCTCTTCATGTGACTCCAGCCCGCGGTAAGTCGTCGGGCAACGCAATGAATCCCTCCTCTCGTCCATGTCCCTGCGTTGCCTCCGCCTGCTGGTCCGCCCCAAGGTCCTGCTTCAGCGGCGGCGCGCCTGGCGCGTCGCTTGCCTTCGCGTCTTACACTTCCGTTTCGTGGCTTGCTTGCACGCGACGTGACAAGCACGACCGTAAGCCGTAGTCAAGCGTCAACAAAGACGCTGATAGACGAGGTTCATCCAAGCAAGATTGCCTTTCCAGCCACTGCACCGCCGTAATCGTCACTCAACTGCACGAGATAGCAGTCGGCGGCGCGCAGCGCCGTCCGCTGGTCGGGTCAGGAGGAGGCGCCTGGAGCACAGGTCG
The sequence above is drawn from the bacterium genome and encodes:
- a CDS encoding amidase, with translation MKRRTFLHYTAALAGGALLVPDTVLAEWHAQRSGGDPMATDLWRMSARELGALVAGKKASVREVVEAHVQRIRAVNPSVNAITMLLEDSFADADAKDALLARGEGRGPFFGVPFSVKVNVDVKGSATTEGVRSLAENVVHADSPHVGMLRHAGAIPIARANMPDFGLRFHTDNDLYGPTINPWNRSLTPGGSSGGDAVAVATGMVPLGLGNDFGGSIRYPAQCCGVCGLRPSRGRIASATRATSQGSISHSLISMAVQGPLARRVDDLRAALQIMSAFDPRDPHWVPAPLEGKQRRPFRIALIADPAGLGVDESVRRGVNKAASILEKHGGIIEEIDSSALQESAHLWLELVATDIRHLFLTGINELASEAARTFVSGMIRLSGEGSLDSYVHSLARINGIAQSWGESFQTYDAILGPVSSRNPFAVGFDLAGPDSARSVLETQVLTVTVNLLGLPAVTVPVGLSQGIPQAVQIIGPLFQEMRILDLAELIENEVGALTPIDPRVG